In Rhodococcus qingshengii JCM 15477, the sequence ACGGGGAGTTGTAGAGACATGGGTTTTCTCTTCGAGGTTCTCGATCTTCCCGAAGGCAGTCGGATGACCGATCTGTGGAACAACACATGGGCTGAGCCGGCAATGGGCGAGGAGATTGCCTCCGGCCACTTCATTCATCTGGGCGACGATCAACACGTCGACGTGGAGACCGATTTTCTCAGTAGCCACCTACCGTTCAACGTGGCAGGCTTCGGTGGAGTCTTTCCCGACGGCAAACCTTGGATGTTCGTCATGCAGAAGGCGCCGGCGGACCTCGCGACCAGGCTTCGCGGCGAGGACGATCCGCACTCACTTCTGCGCGGATCACTCGACCGCGCCATGTCTTTCAACCCTGATGCACTGGTGGCCGAGGAATTGTCCTGGAGGCACGCCGATCTGGTGAAGGTGTACGAGGAAGAGGGAATCCCTGCGGTATCCGTCGCGGGTTGGTCGGTTGCGGATCTCCTGCGTGGCCTCTTGGCGCAGTGTTGCAACGTCGAACTTGCCGCCGTCGTCGCCGGATACCCAGAGTGCGCCTATCCCGAATCGGCGCATGCGTGCGAAGCGGACGTGTTCTCAGACGTGTTCGCCGGTTGGGTCAGCGGACTGCGGTGATGTGACGGAGGAGACTCCACCCTCCCGATATTTCGGAGTAGACTCATTTATGAGCGTGATCCGAAATGGAACGAGGTGAGCGGGATGACGAAGCCGGACCAAGAGCTGGGCCGTCGCGAACGCAACAAACTCGAGAAGCAGACACGCATCTTCGACGCCGCTGCCGAACTGTTCGCGGAAAAGGGCTACAGCGCAGTCACAACTCAAGAAATTGCCGACCGCGCCGATGTAGCCGGCGGCACTCTCTTTCGTTACGCCGCAAGCAAAGCCGAGTTGCTGCTCATGGTGTACAACGCGGAATACCGCAAGCAGATCGAATTGGGAGAAGAGCGTGAAGCCAAGTCGACCGGCACAGAAGATCGTGTGCTCGAGCTGGTTTCACCCCTGCTGATCGCAAGTCGCCGAAACGACGAGAACACCGGCATCTACCAACGCGAGGTGTTGTTCGGTGAGCCCAGCGAGTGTT encodes:
- a CDS encoding TetR/AcrR family transcriptional regulator gives rise to the protein MTKPDQELGRRERNKLEKQTRIFDAAAELFAEKGYSAVTTQEIADRADVAGGTLFRYAASKAELLLMVYNAEYRKQIELGEEREAKSTGTEDRVLELVSPLLIASRRNDENTGIYQREVLFGEPSECFRAEGLELSQRLQTRIAQILHEAHPNHTTRTTTAARTISNVLHFEIARAALDRITADELTNIVAAQVRLTLAGLPTE